A DNA window from Haloactinospora alba contains the following coding sequences:
- the pglW gene encoding BREX system serine/threonine kinase PglW, whose translation MREERWTAVTESEFEHERRGLEAIRGKLPDTGPWRAWSNFTFTANSGHVREVDLLVVAPGGVHMVELKEWHGQVTSENGTWVQTTPGGRRVAHSNPLHLVTKKARELAGLLGKNNAGVYVSSAVCFTDSSLRMRLPPQDQNGVYTVDELVDMLRQPPANEKRRITEVEARAVTKALSQIGIRRSDSQYKVGPYLLDRTPLDTGPTWADYQARHTELTETVRVRIYLSERGADSSIRQSVEAAARREADVLGRFHHPGVVELKQYHPSGHSAGPALIFDHDPDTLRLDHYLAHYGDKLDILGRVALVRQLAETVRSAHSSHIHHRALAARSVHVLPRARANQGDTAGEDAAWLAPRLRVSDWQIALHRSDGTARGGQRLASTTLSPVHLADDADPYLAPELTASRPDPVALDVYGLGVLTYFLVTGTAPASSQAELLSRLDAGEGLRPSALVDGLSEDIDDLVQAATAYQPERRLATVDEFLEMLEFVEETLTAPADTVTAQDSEPEKDPLDAVAGDVLDGRWEVRRRLGTGSTSRAFLVRDLHADANTRGTRALAVFKVALSDSRAELVSREAEVLRGLRAAQGIIQLVEPEPLTIGGRTVLALEYVGDERDAAPEESSSTNPRLRQETVARQLRESGRLQVDQLEAYGDNLFGAIDSLEGEGVWHRDLKPDNVAIRVRPNRTRELVLIDFSLAGYPAQDTEAGTEGYLDPFVGTLTRSVYDAHAERYALAVTLHEMASGELPTWGDGTVAPPQTDPETRPSPILATEAFDPAVREKLVAFFHKALHRDATQRFNDLKPMRDAWRKIFLDTERTVTSGRRVARHPAPESAEGGEQAALGLAEAEPISAEQQRNQVAAEADRATHLSAAGLTPAAQSFLYGLGITTVGELLEHSKRQLVNARGLGAKTRNEIQRRQREWGKRLNQTPASPLTATGRNAAKQELEEVGTGKYSAGESAVAGELATSEDAEVLPRDALRSVSLDTLATILAPELRKNGSNRNEVEMVRLLLRLPDERGELPGIGVWPKQKDVADALELSPGRIPQLLKPQRTRWYKHSAVRELRAEILELLTGLGRVASAAELADALAVRRGTRLHKRHQRRALALAAVRAVVEVEQLTPADSAFRHSANREAVDEAMGAGLLALEVGEDDAPDTPSAPGLLDYAQRLGRAADRLAQLDTLPTATTVLGELGAVAPPPGAVEWDERRMVEVAAAASRNAAATPRLEIYPRDLPLVRALRLTQAGLVRHTPHIPREYRPGLTAEEVHDRVRARFPELTDDRGDSVLPTGGPLTSALRQAGFDLTLATRQDTGTLRYLPAHEESDSTSQSRQGRRHSTHDGAHTRHADDPRIAAAVRAEERLATSARRDGFRALTVRMGVSDQAVIELAGPESRFDAEQVSVTALFLATMRELVQPGTKPTWDTILRADAAEPGTKGAVKLAEYTRTAWGRVEPQLHARLDAATGTGPVLLTEAAVFARYDAMGVLGRLAETARRGGRGLWLLCPQSDPKREPRLGTVAVPYQEGLGEWIQLVEAWVDNTHRSGAQR comes from the coding sequence ATGCGCGAGGAGCGGTGGACGGCCGTCACCGAGTCCGAGTTCGAGCACGAGCGCCGTGGCCTGGAGGCCATCCGGGGGAAGCTGCCGGACACCGGCCCGTGGCGGGCGTGGTCGAACTTCACCTTCACCGCCAACAGTGGGCACGTGCGCGAGGTCGACCTGCTGGTGGTGGCCCCCGGCGGGGTCCACATGGTGGAACTGAAGGAGTGGCACGGCCAGGTCACCTCGGAGAACGGCACCTGGGTGCAGACCACCCCGGGCGGCCGCCGGGTCGCGCACAGCAACCCTCTCCACCTGGTCACGAAGAAGGCCCGGGAACTGGCCGGGCTGCTGGGGAAGAACAACGCGGGGGTCTATGTCTCCTCGGCGGTGTGCTTCACTGACTCCTCCCTGCGGATGCGTCTTCCTCCCCAGGACCAGAACGGCGTCTACACGGTCGACGAGCTCGTGGACATGCTCCGCCAGCCCCCGGCCAACGAGAAACGACGGATCACCGAGGTCGAGGCCCGCGCGGTCACGAAGGCACTGAGCCAGATCGGTATCCGCCGCAGCGACTCCCAGTACAAGGTCGGCCCCTACCTGCTGGACCGCACCCCTCTGGACACCGGCCCCACGTGGGCCGACTACCAGGCCCGGCACACCGAACTCACCGAGACGGTCCGGGTCCGGATCTACCTGAGCGAACGCGGCGCGGACTCCTCGATACGCCAGTCGGTGGAGGCCGCCGCCCGCCGCGAGGCCGACGTGTTGGGCCGGTTCCACCATCCGGGGGTGGTGGAACTCAAGCAGTATCACCCGTCGGGCCATTCGGCCGGACCCGCGCTGATCTTCGACCACGACCCCGACACCCTGCGCCTGGACCACTACCTGGCCCACTACGGCGACAAGTTGGACATCCTCGGCCGGGTGGCCCTGGTGCGCCAGCTGGCCGAGACGGTGCGTTCGGCCCACTCCAGCCACATCCACCACCGCGCGCTGGCCGCCCGCTCGGTGCACGTTCTCCCACGCGCGCGGGCGAACCAGGGCGACACGGCCGGGGAGGACGCCGCCTGGCTCGCACCGCGCCTGCGGGTGTCGGACTGGCAGATCGCCCTGCACCGCAGCGACGGTACGGCCCGCGGCGGGCAGCGGTTGGCCTCCACCACGCTGTCGCCGGTCCACCTCGCCGACGACGCCGACCCCTACCTCGCCCCCGAGCTGACCGCGTCGCGCCCCGACCCGGTCGCTCTGGACGTGTACGGGCTGGGGGTGCTCACCTACTTCCTGGTCACCGGCACCGCCCCGGCATCCAGCCAGGCCGAGCTGCTGTCCCGCCTAGACGCGGGGGAGGGGTTGCGGCCCAGCGCCCTGGTGGACGGCCTGTCGGAGGACATCGACGACCTGGTGCAGGCCGCCACCGCCTACCAGCCGGAGCGGCGGTTGGCCACGGTGGACGAGTTCCTGGAGATGCTGGAGTTCGTCGAGGAAACCCTCACCGCCCCCGCCGACACCGTCACCGCGCAGGACAGCGAACCGGAGAAGGACCCGCTGGATGCCGTGGCGGGGGACGTGCTGGACGGGCGCTGGGAGGTGCGCCGCCGTCTGGGAACCGGCTCCACCAGCCGCGCCTTTCTGGTACGTGACCTGCACGCCGACGCGAACACGCGCGGTACCCGCGCCCTGGCCGTGTTCAAAGTGGCCCTGTCCGACAGCCGCGCCGAGCTGGTGTCCCGCGAAGCCGAGGTGCTGCGGGGACTGCGCGCCGCCCAGGGCATCATCCAGCTAGTCGAACCGGAGCCGCTCACCATCGGCGGGCGTACCGTACTGGCGCTGGAGTACGTCGGTGACGAGCGGGACGCCGCCCCGGAGGAGTCGTCCAGCACCAACCCCAGGCTGCGCCAGGAGACGGTGGCCCGCCAGCTCCGTGAGAGCGGGCGCCTCCAGGTGGACCAGTTGGAGGCCTATGGCGACAACCTGTTCGGCGCGATCGACTCCCTGGAAGGGGAGGGGGTGTGGCACCGCGACCTCAAACCGGACAACGTCGCCATCCGGGTGCGCCCCAACCGCACCCGCGAACTGGTCCTGATCGACTTCTCCCTGGCGGGTTATCCCGCCCAGGACACCGAAGCGGGCACCGAGGGCTACCTCGACCCGTTCGTGGGGACCCTGACCCGGTCGGTGTACGACGCCCACGCCGAGCGTTACGCCCTGGCGGTCACGCTGCACGAGATGGCCTCGGGAGAACTTCCCACCTGGGGTGACGGTACGGTGGCTCCACCCCAGACCGACCCGGAAACGCGACCCTCCCCCATACTCGCCACGGAGGCGTTCGACCCCGCGGTGCGCGAAAAGCTGGTCGCTTTCTTCCATAAGGCGCTGCACCGGGACGCCACACAGCGGTTCAACGACCTCAAACCGATGCGGGACGCCTGGCGCAAAATCTTCCTGGACACGGAGCGGACAGTGACCTCCGGGAGGCGCGTTGCCCGCCACCCGGCGCCGGAGTCCGCCGAGGGGGGAGAGCAGGCCGCCTTAGGGCTCGCCGAGGCCGAGCCGATCTCCGCTGAACAGCAGCGCAACCAGGTGGCGGCCGAGGCTGACCGGGCCACCCACCTCTCGGCGGCGGGGCTGACCCCGGCCGCCCAGTCGTTCCTGTACGGGTTGGGCATCACCACGGTCGGTGAGCTGCTGGAGCACAGCAAGCGCCAACTGGTCAACGCCCGGGGCCTGGGCGCCAAAACCCGCAACGAGATCCAGCGCCGCCAGCGCGAGTGGGGCAAACGACTGAACCAGACCCCCGCCTCCCCGCTGACCGCCACGGGCCGCAACGCGGCCAAGCAGGAACTCGAGGAGGTCGGTACCGGGAAGTACAGCGCCGGGGAGTCAGCCGTCGCGGGCGAGCTCGCCACCAGTGAGGACGCCGAGGTCCTGCCGCGCGACGCCCTGCGTTCGGTCAGCCTGGACACCCTGGCCACGATCCTCGCCCCGGAGCTGCGCAAGAACGGGTCGAACCGCAACGAGGTGGAGATGGTGCGGCTGCTGCTGCGCCTGCCCGACGAGCGGGGCGAACTGCCCGGGATCGGCGTGTGGCCGAAACAAAAGGACGTGGCCGACGCGCTGGAACTCAGCCCCGGACGTATCCCGCAGTTGTTGAAACCCCAGCGCACCCGGTGGTACAAACACTCGGCGGTGCGGGAGCTGCGCGCGGAGATCCTGGAGCTGCTGACCGGGTTGGGCCGGGTGGCCTCCGCCGCCGAGCTCGCCGACGCGCTCGCGGTGCGGCGCGGCACCCGGCTGCACAAGCGCCACCAGCGCCGGGCACTCGCCCTGGCCGCGGTGCGGGCCGTGGTGGAGGTGGAGCAGCTCACTCCGGCCGACAGCGCCTTCCGCCATTCCGCCAACCGGGAGGCCGTGGACGAGGCGATGGGGGCGGGACTGCTGGCCCTGGAGGTCGGCGAGGACGACGCCCCCGACACCCCCTCGGCCCCGGGGCTGCTCGACTACGCCCAACGCCTGGGCCGGGCGGCCGACCGGCTCGCCCAGCTCGACACCCTGCCCACCGCCACCACCGTGCTGGGCGAACTGGGAGCGGTCGCCCCGCCACCGGGGGCGGTGGAGTGGGACGAGCGCCGCATGGTCGAGGTGGCCGCGGCGGCCTCCCGCAACGCGGCCGCCACCCCGCGTCTGGAAATCTACCCGCGGGACCTGCCGCTGGTGCGGGCGTTGCGGCTCACCCAGGCGGGCCTGGTCAGGCACACCCCCCATATTCCCCGCGAGTACCGGCCCGGCCTGACCGCCGAGGAGGTGCACGACCGGGTGCGGGCCCGCTTCCCGGAACTGACCGACGACCGGGGTGACTCGGTCCTGCCCACCGGGGGCCCGCTCACCTCGGCGCTGCGCCAGGCCGGGTTCGACCTCACCCTGGCCACCCGCCAGGACACCGGCACGCTGCGCTACCTGCCCGCGCACGAGGAGTCCGACTCCACCTCCCAGTCCAGACAGGGCCGGCGGCACAGTACCCACGACGGTGCGCACACCCGCCACGCCGACGACCCGCGGATCGCGGCGGCGGTCCGGGCGGAGGAGCGGCTGGCCACCTCGGCGCGGCGGGACGGGTTCCGGGCGCTGACCGTGCGGATGGGGGTGAGCGACCAGGCGGTGATCGAACTGGCCGGGCCCGAAAGCAGGTTCGACGCCGAACAGGTGTCGGTCACCGCGCTGTTCCTGGCGACCATGCGCGAGCTGGTGCAACCGGGAACCAAACCCACCTGGGATACCATTCTGCGGGCGGACGCTGCCGAACCCGGAACGAAGGGGGCGGTGAAGCTCGCCGAGTACACCCGCACCGCCTGGGGGCGGGTGGAGCCGCAGTTGCACGCCCGGTTGGACGCGGCGACGGGCACGGGGCCGGTGCTGCTGACCGAGGCCGCCGTGTTCGCCCGCTACGACGCCATGGGGGTGCTGGGCCGGCTGGCCGAGACAGCCCGGCGGGGCGGGCGCGGCCTGTGGCTGCTGTGCCCGCAGAGCGACCCCAAGCGTGAACCGCGCCTGGGCACGGTCGCCGTGCCGTACCAGGAGGGCCTGGGCGAGTGGATCCAGCTCGTGGAGGCGTGGGTGGACAACACCCACCGGTCCGGTGCGCAGCGCTGA